A region of the Stigmatopora nigra isolate UIUO_SnigA chromosome 10, RoL_Snig_1.1, whole genome shotgun sequence genome:
TCACAACACTCCAAATCACAATATTTATGAATGTCAATAATTTGACAGTGAGGAGCAcgacataaaaaacaaattcaaatgacgTTATATGCTATAATGTATGTTAATAACTATTCTCCTCACCATTATTGGAATCCAATAATTTCATGTACATTGTTTCAAATATCCCCTGGGAAGTTATCAAgtgggtgaaaaaaatattttgctcatatatgtatacatttaaaagttTTCCTTTTGAAGACAATGTAAAtattaggacaaaaaaatgaaagagtaCCAATAGTGCTGAGCAGGATTGTATTGTAAAGTCCAAAAATATAAGATGGGATAGCGATTGTGAAATAAATATGTTATATATTTGGGATGTTAAAATACGtgaaacatttctttttcttcagtCCAGTAAAGAGTGAGTTGTTACCACCACTGGAGGCTTTCCTGCCAGTTTGTGCTCTACCACAACAACTCTCCCATATGAAACTCAGTCGTACACCGTCCAGCAGCATGCCGACCACGCCCGAAATACGTGTGCACAGGCAACTCTCACTCAGGTACGATTCTTAATGTTTCTTATTGATTCATATTGATTCTTTATgtcagtacagtgttccctcgcttatcgaggttaatggggaccggaccccccttcaaaaatgcgtttcatcgtaccacgagcatgttgTACCGCGAGCTGATCGTaggtcaaggtaccactgtactatgcTACTCTATTCCAATAAATGCacctatttttacttttaacctCACTGAAAAACGGGCTTTTAAAAAAGTACGAAtggatttaaacaaaaacaaaaaaagtcaatttctcGATGATAGCTGTGCTTAAATACATATACCATTCTTGTCTATTTCTCATAGGATATCCAACCCTGAATCTCCACTCGGACCAGACAAGGACCGAGGTCGCTCTCGAGGTCTAAGGAGACGACTGACAGATTACAACAAAACTCCCTCAGAAGCGCCTTCGCCCATGTTTAGTCACATAAACCATGCGGGCTCTGAGGATACAAACTCCGAACACTCGTTTGCATCCTACAGCAGCTCCCCTAGCCGAGACTTGTCCCGTGATTTCCCTAAACACTATCAGGTCGCCTCAATGCTCTCATCCCCATTTGGGAACAATGGACCTGAAGCCTCCCCAATTTATTACCACAGTCCCAGACAGCAGTTCAATCCAACTGTCCACAAAGCTTATTACAATGAGGAAGTTGTTTACCCTCCATACGTGGACATGCCATGGAGTTATTACGGCCATCGGAGCCCCTGCGCCCCCAGCAGATACGCGTGCCGCTACATGGAGGCCCCTGTGCCCCTGCAGAGTCATTTGGCTCCTGATGGCAGACACTCCCCCTCCCCAACACGATGGGATCATCCTCAATATCGCTCCAACTGCCTCCCTCGACAAGTGGTGAGCGAACAGTTGAAATCGTGGCACTGGCGCAGTCAGCTCAAAGGACCCAGGTCCCGTTCTCTCGATAGACAGGGAGCAGTCCGGGTGAAAAACGCGGCTGCTCTGGAGGCAATCCGATATCAAAACCAGAAATCTCAACAGCAGGTAAGTTAACATTTTAgttgttgtattttgttttagcAACTACTACGTCTATTTATTTCCAACATCACTTAAGGATGagatgaatgaatttttatGACCATTGAGATTGTGTTTTCAAGGGCTCACCAATTAATTTTATGTGCCACTCTTTTGCAGGAGATCCAGAGAAGAGCTCTTCAGTTATCTGCAGCTGAGTCTCAGGGACGCTGGGTTGTGGACGATAGCACTCACTATAGTAGTCAAGTGTGAGGGCGTAAAAATGACGCCATTTGGACCCAGTGATTGAAATCGTGCATTTCATAATGTGAGATTTTGTGACGAATGTCAAATTTCACAACACAACTCATTCTAATATGAACTGTAGTGGTTAAAAACTTGGATTATTTTTTAGCATGTCTCTAACTTGACACCAACCATCACAGTTAGCAATACCGTTGCCTATTTTAAGTAGTTTTACGAAGTATATGAATGTAGAATATGTTTGTATGTGCTGGATCAACAGCACCTCAGTTTTAACAactaatcatgtttttaaatttggaaGAAAAGTCTTGTTTACAGTCGCTTTTTTACATCTTTGTACCAGTATATGTCCCTATTCCACAATTAGTTCAAACTTTGCCACTACTCTCTTAACACACATCTTATTATATTCAAAGTAGCAGTGGAAAGAGATGTTTGGGAGCTGCATATCCGATGAAAATGTGCGAGATTGTGATCGCTATAGGTCAAATGTGAATTTGCCAAAGTCTTACAATCAAAGTGGAAGTCGTTATTGTTTAGCTACACCCGTTCGCAAACCTCACAGTGATGTTTTTATTCTGTTATTTATTCACCCAATGAAAAGAGCTGAAGCCAGACTTGAAATCAGTGAAGCTACAGAGTGAGTTTGCGAATGGTTAATGTACTAAACACTTTTATGACAGGGACTACTACAATCAGGTTTCCTTGTGTGCATTTTGACtgtcttcatttgtttttattgaagcatTTTAGATATGGTTAAAATGACAATCATGTATTTGCATAATTGGAAATGTTTCCTGTGGAATAAAGACTTTGAAATTACTGTATTAGGTGTACATCATTTATGATCAGAAATAAATCCTTAGAGTTGGATATTTTAGGTATGAGTGAGTACGTTTCATCCAATATCaggattttaaaatattttatgtatatactgaaaactttcctttttttcaatagATGCGTTTTAATGAATGTAAAGACAATAACGGCACAAATCTAAGAACTGTTGTATCAAACTTCTCAGATTCCCCACCTtctgaaaaaaactcaattaaaaataattataaggaAAGAATAACAAggaatatataaatgaaattgcaggtcttgttttttttattttttcattttacaattcATTTATTCCATCCATATGTCTGCTCCAAGGGAGCATCGGATCATGTGTGTGCAGtgaacttttttaaattatctatTTTATATCTAACTGATATTAACAAGTCATATATAATCTAATTTGGTTTGATATTGAAAACAAGTAACGACTTCAACAGACGTCCGATCAGTTTTAACTGGGAGGATTAAAagaaattggacgtctattgccgtcaaatgCAGTCAAAGAGTTAAAGAGCTCTGTGAggtcacacaaaaaataaaatttccacAGCAAAATACACATCGGACGCACTTATTTGAAATGATgtcttatttcttttcttttaatttattacaatttattttgatgtgaaTGGATTATGAAAAGCACTTTTGTTTTGAAGGGTATGGATTAACTATGCGGAAGAGACAGCAACTTCCGTAAAggattgtattttgtatttttttcgatTAATAATTCACCTTCCTGTTTTGAAGACCTTGTCAGGTAAATTGTGTATATTCTGTGCAATCGTGGTTGCAAATTTGTAGTTTTGTGATTATAACGAAGCCGAATATCTACCTGGAATGAAACGCCAAAGTATCGCCAGTTTGCCAGCTCGGCGCTAGCCTCAAGGTAACGCTAGCGACATGAAATATGGGCAATATGTCACCACACATTTGTATTAAGTCCCCCTGTCGTGTTGCATTTGTTGCGACATAAATCCTAAGTGGGCCAGGAGGGTTCTATTAATCGAATCGCCGGTGTCTTGCGTCTGTTGTTGACGTTTTGCTTTGTTTCGGGACCGTCTTCGGTCTGACGCTTAGCTAAGTCACATCCGTTGTTTGTCTGCTTTAGACGTTCTGTTGTTCGGTTGTCATCTAATGTCATTTGGCCCATTAAGCCAAGTGGAAAAGATCTGAACCGATCTAAATATTCCATGCAAAATCTATGTCATGTGATGGTTAAACTAATTTATCGACAGTCCGACTTGTGTTGTTGTCGATAGAATTAATTTAACAGTGTGAGAACTGAGAGACCGCTTCAAATTTCAACTGTTCACTTTCAACCCAAtgattttagcaaaaaaaaaaaaaccctcccctAAACACTAAATATGGGTCGATTTCTAGACGGAATTGTACTTTCTTTGAGGCGATTTGAGTTCAAACACACAAGGGATCATTGGATCTtagaaaaatcaacatttttatatCACATTTCGTCCTTTACTGCTGtggacatctaatccatttcgACTCTGTCAGGTCGTTGCCACCTTTccatgtcaaaatggattgggcatctaattaatgtcatttggcagccaataaattgggggtaaaaaaatgacatgatcaGTGCATCACTGTGTAATGACCGTCTAGGTGAGACAAATCTAACTGTGTCTAAATATATGATTACCATAGATTTGTGTGTAAGTTGAAACTTCCTTTATTTGTTTGCATTCTTTACTACCGTATTATATTTGATTTCTTCTGTGCTAACTTTAGCATTTGTGCATTTTGCATCTTAACAGGACGCTTGCATTTAGCTCGTATCTCAATGCTGGTGTTGTACTTTGACTGAGAGTTGTAAAAATGTATCCCCCAAATGTTAACTGTTgctttctttgcatttttttttcaggaggaaATTGAAGTGTAACGTTTGAAACAGAATACAAGGACTGTGAGTGGGTCATCAGGCAGTCTCCCTATGTCAGGCCGAAACGGGTCTGCAAGTGATGCAGACTGTCGGATCTCAGAGGACTGCCAAGTCCAGGATGTGGAGCTAATGGAGCTGGGGCCACTGCTGGAGGAGGGAGGAGTCCACCAGCTGGCTTCCAAAGGTGTACACACAGaggtagtatatatattttcctaatCCCAccaagaaaatgtatttctctTTGACTTCACTAAATCTCTTCTTAAAGGGCGCAGCAATGCTTgcggatgaggaggaagaggatgacgaCGAGGTGGGGGAGGTTCTGACCTTACCACTCCAGGCACACCACGCCATGGAAAAGATGGAAGAGTTTGTACATAAAGTAAGTGTGATGCTCCATTTTCACCTTCAGTGTTCCACCCTgaacaaaatattatttattgcattatttttgaTTCACCCTGTCATACAACAACAAGGTAGACGACAAATGATTGgaggttgttttttctttgggtGATAGAGCATGACTCCTTCTGGTGACTGGCAGGTTATTTTAGATCAGCCTCCAAATTTGCACCAGATTATCTCCCTTATTATTCTAACACTATTGCAAAATATACAAAGTCCTTTACAgtatttatattaaataaaatgtttttttttcaggtttgggAGGGGCGCTGGAGAGTCATTCCCTTCCATGTCCTGCCAGAATGGCTTAAGGACAACGATTACCTCCTGCATGGACATCGCCCCCCCATGCCTTCATTCCGGGCCTGCTTTGGAAGCATCTTTCGAATTCACACCGAGACCGGAAACATTTGGACTCATCTGTTAGGTCAGCATGCAAAGccgtgtatttaaaaaaaaaaaaaaaaaagaactgtttCAATTGTCTTTCCTTTATGAGTTCGCATTGACCAATTGTTTTGTCACCCTCAGGGCTGattcttttcctgtgtctgggCACGTTAACCATGTTGCGGCCCAATATGTATTTCATGGCCCCGCTTCAAGAAAAAGTGGTGTTCGGGATGTTCTTTCTGGGAGCTGTGTTGTGCCTCAGTTTCTCCTGGCTTTTTCATACCGTCTACTGCCACTCTGAGAAAGTGTCTCGTACCTTCTCTAAGTAAGTTCTTCAACATTtttcatgtcaaaatatttaaatgcacTGGTAGACAATGTTGACTGTATCTTATGAAGGCAGAATTTGACTGAACAAATTGCAAAAGGACTCAATGAATCTTTCATTTCCTCCCTTAGGCTTGACTACTCAGGCATCGCGCTCCTCATCATGGGTTCCTTCGTGCCCTGGCTGTACTACTCCTTCTATTGTTCTCCTCAGCCGCGACTTATCTACCTCACCATTGTTTGCGTCCTTGGCATTGCCGCCATCGTAGTGGCCCAATGGGACCGGTTCTCCACCCCTCGACACAGACCCACCAGAGCAGGTGATCCTGTCGCACGCAAACAGCAATGGGGGAAAAATGGCCACTATTTTAAAGGTTTTCTTTAATGTTAGGTGGCCAATGTGAAAACACAcaagaaagaaatataaatgtttgaaataagcacttttttttgtcttaggcGTGTTTATGGGTCTGGGACTTAGCGGCATCGTTCCCACCATGCACTTCACCATTGAGGAGGGCTTCGTTAAGGCCACCACTGTGGGCCAGATGGGTTGGTTCTACCTAATGGGGGCCATGTATATAACTGGTGCTGGTCTGTATGCAGCCAGGATTCCTGAACGCTATTTTCCTGGCAAGTGTGACATCTGGGTAagtatttatgtttttcatattttagtgaTGGCACGGGGTTTTGAAAATAATGAAGAAACGTCAATCAAAATGTATTCCACTCTCTCCTTCTAGTTCCACTCCCATCAGATTTTCCATGTTCTGGTCGTGGCAGCAGCATTCATCCATTTCTACGGCGTTTCTAACCTCCAGGAGTTCCGTTATGGCCTGGAGGGAGGATGCACAGATGACACTCTACTCTGAGAGGCCTACCTGTCACTTCTTTTCTTAATAGCCCCTTGCAAAcaccacacgcacacacaaaaacagtaCCAATGCTGCCGGAATTTCTTAAAATCACGTCTTTCTCATTCTTTATAGGTTCTTTGTTCTTATGGTGTGAGGGCTTTGGTAGGTCTTGTTTTGCGCTTTGGCTTATTTTTGCTCCAAATAAGTAGCACCAAGCAGCCAATGAGCACGGGAGGCAAGCGTAAACCATGACTTTGTGACTATTACGAAACTTGAAATGTTCATCTAAATTGAAGCCGATGTTTTGAAAAGCATACCTCCCTATTTAGGCCATTGATTTATTGGCTTCAGGCTGTCAGCATGTGGCAAAGGGCGAGAAGAGTTGTATTTAAAGTGCTGTAGCAAAGGGAAAACATTGTCATCCAATCATTCTCTCCTACATTGTGTCTGTCCAGGGCGGATTATGAATGTACAGTTCGTTTTTGGGTGCAGAAAAACAATCCAGGTCAATGTAGATACATGGGGGCCTCAATTTGAAGGCAAACGATATGTTACACATGGTATGCAATGGTCCTACCATATGCTTACTATGCtaagaattttgtttttttttaattgttggttGAATTATGGCCCATTTGAACAAAAGTTAAGGCACAATTATTAAAATCGGATTAATTTCTCACGAAAAACAACCACTGTTGTACTATCATATGGAttagcatttgaaaaaaaacaattataaaatgTGCAATGGATATTTACAAGGCATTGAacttgaaaataacattttttcttaaattatttaCTGGTCagtgtttgtttcttttaattAAGCCTTTCATTTAATACGTTCTTTTATCTGAGGAAAACTCCCAAAACCAACCCATCTCACCCTAGAGAAAAGACTTGCGATAGTTGTGTGAAAAGAATGAGTGCATTAAAACttgtaaatgttaaaaaaaaaatcctgttattTTCCAGACAATACAAAcgctctttttttaaaggtgtagATTTAGGTCCCGAACTACGCACAATGTACAGGTCTGGAGGGGTCGAGTTGTGTGATTGTCAGTTCCTTTTTGTGCTAGATTTCAGATGCAATCTAAGGTGTAAATAACAAATGCACCTCTTATGTATTCTTAAATTCAACACTTTTAATTAACAGATGGGGTTTCAAATGTTCCAGaagattggtaaaaaaaaactttagtatTCCTGTGCCTTAGGCCAttggaaatgttaaaaaattgcAACCCAAAAAAATTGGCTTATTCCTGAACAGTTAAGGGACCTTCAATGATTTTCAATTGTAAActcacctttttttcttcttcttgtcatATACAATCAAATTATTATTGAACTACAACCAATGGCGAGGTTTTATCAACTGCTGTATAAGACTACTTTTTCTAGATTAATTTACTCCAGCTTTATTACAGGCTAAAATAATGTGTATTCTTGACTTTGTGTTATGTCCTGTGTAGAAAGTGAGAAATCATACATTTCATTGAAATGTAGACATAACTATTTATTAATCGTAATCTTTGgggaaaatactgtaataaaTTTTTTTCCACCTGTACAGATGGCCtctgttttgtatttgttttgtataGCTGACTTGTAGTTTATGTCTATTACAATTTCCCCATGAATCATAATAACACGATGGCTTCACTTCAATTTAAacgataaaaaatatttgaacaacGTACGCATTGGAAAGTTAATATCACAAGATGAAACATGCAAAAACTGGAGGATGCGGGCATCGATCCCGCTACCTCTcgcatgctaagcgagcgctctaccatttgagctaatccCCCACTTCCATCAGTTGGTGAGTTTAttacaatataaataaaaaacttataTTCAACACAACAGGTTCGACGTCTTACCTTGTTTTAACTTTTTTGTGTCTATTATAATTTATCAGCGTCGGAAGTGGGAGATCATTAACCAatgaaattcaattttaaaagaaactGACACGGGTATGAAAACGGAACAAGTATGCATGAGTTTCTAGAGGAACCCGTTTAGTGGTGGACCGAAGTGTCCAAAAGCAGCCGGAATGCGCCGCTTGCTTTAGCGaatctgtatatatttttttacattgtacgTAGTCACCCTCTTTCCACTCTGCTAAGGTACGTTTCTTTACATAGTTATAAATATTTGGTTGTTgccaccccctttttttgtattattaccgGCTTGTAGCATTGTCTTGCGCGTAAATAAGAGGGGAGCAATTTAAAGTGACACCGACATTGTGttagtgttttcttttaaaaacaacgATGAATTGAATTGTATTTGTATGGGTTGTGTCTATATTCGTATTTTTAAAGACGATTCAAACATATATCCGGTTTGTAAATACCCAGAACGCTTTTAATTACGGCATTTCTCCTGTCATCCTGTATGTATGTAATTTACGAAGTGCCACGCCTTGCCGATGCTTTCCTTTTTGACAGCTAGTAAATATTGCAGCAGAccgaacaaaaaaatataaccaCTACATTCTGCCTATCCGTCCATAACGTCCCTTCACTGAGCTGTTTTCCTTATCTGTCCTAATTGCTTATCATCCTCGAGATGGACCACAATTCAGAGACTAAAGACGTCATAGACCGGACCGACTTAGTTTCTGAGGACGGGAAAAACAGCAAGTCTGTCCTTTGTCAACGATGTGGATCTAAGGTGCTGTCTCCTGGAATTGCCGTGTTAGCAGAGAAAGAGGTATTAAAAAATGGCCAACGTTTGGCCTCAGGACCCATAAAGTCTAGAACGGTTAGAGCAATTATTCAGATTGGTTTGCACGTCCATGTATGGGGCAGTGAAAAGGCAAATCAACATGAACATTTTCTATTCTATCTTATTGGCCTGTCTGTTTGACAATTGCATGTTTTCCCATGCTTGccatgttattttttccccaagtttCATAGATTTCCCCAAGGCAGATTTTTACTTGCAGTTATCAAATATTTAAACTAGTTATTGTTTTAGTAAAGTACAACTGCGGCATGTCCAAATGAATACTCCAATTTTGGGTActtctgcatttttttacacttaaaaTTATTGACAAACATGGTCCACCAAAATGCTGGAAgttcaagaaaaataacaaccaaCCTCCtcactcccatttttttttatcagcacTGACAACATAAACACACCTGAAATTGGCATTAAGACAAGAAAAATCGGGTATATTGAAGATTGTTAAGCAAACCAAATTCACCAATGATGTTGGAGTagaaatttcattttgtgtCCTCACCAAGAACAAAGTGAGTGAGACTTGGAGCCTCCAGCCATGAATGCTtagcaaaatgacaaaaaaagttgaaattgaAACAATTTAACACTCAGATAAAGCTGGGTCGCAAGCATTGTGGCCTCCATGAGAAACAATGGGTTCACATGCTTCAGTTTAAGGTATTTTGATAACAACCTAAAAAATCTCACTGTAGTCAAAGCATTGCTCAACTTCTCAAGGCCATTCACTTGTCCAGAAGATTCTTTGTGATTGAGTGAAAATACATTGCCAAAATTTAGTTACAAAGGAGGGATGGGTAAAAAACACTCACTAAACACATCCAATCTTTGACCACATATTATTGTAATACCAGGGTCATAGTTTCTGAGATGTATATGTTGAGCCTATTTATTCTGTCATTTCAGTTTATCCTCCCGTCCATGCGGAAAAAAAGCAGCATCGGCGCCACGGAGGGCTCAGTGGACACGGACACAGTAACTGCCCACTGGTTAGTGGGGGATATGTTCGATTTTGAGAACGTGGGTTTCACAAACGATGTGGGGAGAATCAAGTTTCTCATCTGTGCAGACTGTGAGATTGGACCAATCGGCTGGCACTGTTTGGATGACAAAATAGGTTACTATGTTGCGTTAGACCGAGTAAACCATGCTTAGTTTTAAAGCTTAACAGATAAAATGGATAAATGTGAGCTGGCTTTTTATGAATTCACTTTCAGTACTCACCCCGAAAAATACTCATTAAATTTGTACTGTAAACATCATTACTGTTTTCACTTACAACACACTGTTATTGTGctctaataaaaaataataattttctcaaCTTCAAAATGATACCCTGTATGTGACCTCACGGTCAAGCTtacttaaattattattattaatcatgTCAAATACAAGAGGGCAGACTATTCAATACTACAGTTAGTGTTATTATGTATATTAATGTACAAGTGGCCATGATGTTGTGGCTTGTTGTTGATGTGTCACTGGCCGTTTTTAGCCATGGTTGGTACAAAATATATGACATTTCACAACAATAATACGCACATTGTAGAAAACATCATAAAACTTCAGttgcaaaatgacaaataactAGCCACTGGGTCACATTGGTTACAGTAattgtaaaaaatgttaaactgaATTTTTGTATGGtcgcaacatttttaaaatggtgtTCTGTGTTTTGTTCATTCTTTTCAGATGAAAGTAAACTGTCTTCGTAGATGTAGGCCCATTCTACACAGGTAGCATACTTTGTTTATCAACATAGTTGTCGTGTCTCTTTCAATTTGTGATCGTTGTTGTCGTTTGGTTGCTCTGATGCTGTCATCAAAAGGCTAGTACATATTTACGCCCCTTTGGCTAAAATCCACCAATCAGGGTAAAGACTATGAGCTCAGTCTTTGGTACAATAGTTGTCAAAGAGCAGCAGACCCTTTGAAACAATTGATAGACTGAATGTGGGATTTGAAACATGTTTCAATTCAAAATGACAGGATTTAAAAACACAGGCAACTGTTCCTACTTAACACGTCATGTAAACACgtaaaacaaaatcatttatttaacgGGTTGTCAATATTTCAATACATTTCAGTAATATTGCTATTTTAATGGCCTTCGTGTTTTGATATAACATGTAGATAGcagtatattaaaatatatatgaaaaatattaaaagaaacaGCTGAAGTCTGATCCGTGACTAGCCAATCGGGGCTCTCCTTTAgaccatttaaaaacaaagatcCGGTTGTGGCGGATTGATATGCAGGGTGAGTTCGATTTTCAACTTGCATAGTGTTTCTATTATTTCTGTCCAGCCGGGCGGAGTTAAACAGGGCCAGCACTTGCTCGTGAGGCAGAGAATCTGTCATGTCGCTTGGTGAATAAatcaaacacacacaacaaGGAGTTATATCTTCTGTACGCAAACCACGGAAACAATAATCCTTAAATAGAAATGCAATGCTCTCGTAAAACGAAGCACGAGTAAACTTCTCAAGAGTTAATTTcgtttgtttttcaaataagtCACTTCTAAAGTATACATTTCAACCGTACGGAATAACtgatgtttttgcattttaattgaCTGTACGACATAGTTACACAAATCACAATTGAAATTATACTTGATCGCAAATTCAATGTACAGTTAAGTTGTTTTTGTTCGGAGAAAAACGCTTGTAACAAGTCATTTGTATGTGTCTACTTTTAGAGGCGGAAGCACATAGTCTTCGGCTGTTAACCAGCTCACTTCCAACTAGATAATTCGCCCGTGAGTTGAATGAGTGTAGAATGGATACGGACTGAAATTCTGGATTACAAAGCGAACAACCTGAGCGTAGGCGACCATTGAGCATCATTCAACGAGCATCCCAACAAAGATGCAAGAATGACTCAACCTCATCTGAATGAGTTCATTCCTCCCCCGGAGTGTCCTGTTTTTGAGCCCAGCTGGGAGGAATTTGCGGACCCGTTTGCCTACATCAACAAAATACGACCCATTGCGGAGAAAACTGGCATCTGTAAAGTCCGACCACCACCGGTAAGCCCCCTTTTCGGACGGATCTCTTTTCTATACTTGTGTCGTGACGCTTGGCTTGAGCGTTCGATCAGGAAGGAGCGTCAGATCGCagtcaaacttgtttttttagtcAGCTTTTCAACATGGCGGAGTAGGGGTCTCGAGAGTTGAATTGGCAGCTAGCTCTGTATTTGGTAGCCGTCGCACTTAATCACTAAACGCGCCTGGATCGTGAAAAAACactctatatttttatttttgacaccGTAAACTGCCAAACATGTGGCCCCGTTTTTATTCGAGTTTGGGAATATATGATTGAAATGGTCAAGTTTTTATATACAGCTTTCGATTGATATTGTTTACATTAAGGCTCAGCGAGTGAGTTGCTTCCTGGACTGTTGTCTGACgttgacaatattttttattgttattttagcgATATGGCTGTCTTGTTTTAGTTTCTAATAATCGGCTGTCCGGTTGCTACGTGCTCGGGGACCAACTGTTTATGGAGAGAAGGGAGCTTTACCACAATGACCACATtgttagtctttttttaaaatttaatttaaaaaaaaatatcatatacaCACTCGTTTTCCAATGTACTGGAACGTCATTTTTTCCCTCTACGTTTTCTGTTCGTATATATGGTGTTTGTTTTAGTCTTGTAGCTTGCGTACTTTGTTCCTCCTGGATGACGATTGTGTCCTAATTATGAGCCCGGACTTGGTGAATGTCGGGTCTTTGAAAGCAGCACGAGCTGGTCTTTGAAAGCAGCACGAGCTGGTCTTTCATGTCATTTAGCGAAGCTTGTTCCTCATGCTTTGTGTTGAGCATAATTCGCTGCTTTGACAAGGGTGTGTCCACGCCTTATTTGCctacaaatgaaataaaactccACATTAGGCTGAATTACATTGATAAATGTGCAATTGGGTGGTACTAGCTCACTGATTATCAAACGCCCCTTTATTAGCTCATTCATTGTGCCTTCTGACGCCCTCACTTTGTGAAGGCATAATGTTGTTTCCCAAGGCCTCATTCTAAATATTCTCTATGAACTCATTGGCAACTATTGGGTATGGT
Encoded here:
- the adipor1a gene encoding adiponectin receptor protein 1a, whose protein sequence is MSGRNGSASDADCRISEDCQVQDVELMELGPLLEEGGVHQLASKGVHTEGAAMLADEEEEDDDEVGEVLTLPLQAHHAMEKMEEFVHKVWEGRWRVIPFHVLPEWLKDNDYLLHGHRPPMPSFRACFGSIFRIHTETGNIWTHLLGLILFLCLGTLTMLRPNMYFMAPLQEKVVFGMFFLGAVLCLSFSWLFHTVYCHSEKVSRTFSKLDYSGIALLIMGSFVPWLYYSFYCSPQPRLIYLTIVCVLGIAAIVVAQWDRFSTPRHRPTRAGVFMGLGLSGIVPTMHFTIEEGFVKATTVGQMGWFYLMGAMYITGAGLYAARIPERYFPGKCDIWFHSHQIFHVLVVAAAFIHFYGVSNLQEFRYGLEGGCTDDTLL
- the inavab gene encoding innate immunity activator b isoform X1, yielding MEGNGEISDTDSGIILHSGSDSPTSHTKDVNTHTRAMKLKHQALQDRLELCLLELKKLCIREAELTGRLSGDYPLVPGEKPPQIRRRIGAAFKLDEQSIPHGAEDSALNLVDAELALQFKIYEAARKVCEENHLSKAVRKSRLEQCKREEQKLKTLQETAFQLRLEHGQSSPLPAFNIPQHDLAVSDDSSLSDSLVQDEEVMRESSQPPASSKSHIDGSYHSPSTGPQNLILTPSSSPHPSIDSSMSFISSPANDLPPIEHSPWSETSLDQPYQKNKKSRSSCKASPVKSELLPPLEAFLPVCALPQQLSHMKLSRTPSSSMPTTPEIRVHRQLSLRISNPESPLGPDKDRGRSRGLRRRLTDYNKTPSEAPSPMFSHINHAGSEDTNSEHSFASYSSSPSRDLSRDFPKHYQVASMLSSPFGNNGPEASPIYYHSPRQQFNPTVHKAYYNEEVVYPPYVDMPWSYYGHRSPCAPSRYACRYMEAPVPLQSHLAPDGRHSPSPTRWDHPQYRSNCLPRQVVSEQLKSWHWRSQLKGPRSRSLDRQGAVRVKNAAALEAIRYQNQKSQQQEIQRRALQLSAAESQGRWVVDDSTHYSSQV
- the inavab gene encoding innate immunity activator b isoform X2; protein product: MEGNGEISDTDSGIILHSGSDSPTSHTKDVNTHTRAMKLKHQALQDRLELCLLELKKLCIREAELTGRLSGDYPLVPGEKPPQIRRRIGAAFKLDEQSIPHGAEDSALNLVDAELALQFKIYEAARKVCEENHLSKAVRKSRLEQCKREEQKLKTLQETAFQLRLEHGQSSPLPAFNIPQHDLAVSDDSSLSDSLVQDEVMRESSQPPASSKSHIDGSYHSPSTGPQNLILTPSSSPHPSIDSSMSFISSPANDLPPIEHSPWSETSLDQPYQKNKKSRSSCKASPVKSELLPPLEAFLPVCALPQQLSHMKLSRTPSSSMPTTPEIRVHRQLSLRISNPESPLGPDKDRGRSRGLRRRLTDYNKTPSEAPSPMFSHINHAGSEDTNSEHSFASYSSSPSRDLSRDFPKHYQVASMLSSPFGNNGPEASPIYYHSPRQQFNPTVHKAYYNEEVVYPPYVDMPWSYYGHRSPCAPSRYACRYMEAPVPLQSHLAPDGRHSPSPTRWDHPQYRSNCLPRQVVSEQLKSWHWRSQLKGPRSRSLDRQGAVRVKNAAALEAIRYQNQKSQQQEIQRRALQLSAAESQGRWVVDDSTHYSSQV
- the rabif gene encoding guanine nucleotide exchange factor MSS4, with protein sequence MDHNSETKDVIDRTDLVSEDGKNSKSVLCQRCGSKVLSPGIAVLAEKEFILPSMRKKSSIGATEGSVDTDTVTAHWLVGDMFDFENVGFTNDVGRIKFLICADCEIGPIGWHCLDDKIGYYVALDRVNHA